Proteins encoded together in one Bacteroides ovatus window:
- a CDS encoding carbon starvation protein A gives MITFTLCLLALIVGYFTYGRLMERVFGPDDRKTPALTKADGVDYIPLPTWKIFMIQFLNIAGLGPIFGAIMGAKFGSSSYLWIVLGSIFAGAVHDYFAGMLSLRNGGESLPEIIGRYLGLTTKQVMRGFTVILMILVGSVFVAGPAGLLAKLTPESLDATFWIIVVFAYYILATLLPVDKIIGKIYPLFAVALLFMAVGILVMLYVNHPALPELWDGLQNTNPEASELPIFPIMFVSIACGAISGFHATQSPLMARCMTSERHGRPVFYGAMITEGIVALIWAAAATYFFHENGMEESNASVIVDAITKEWLGAIGGVLAILGVIAAPITSGDTAFRSARLIVADFLGMEQKSMRRRLYICIPMFIVAIGLLLYSLRDANGFNMIWRYFAWANQTLAVFTLWAITVFLAVSKKPYIITLVPALFMTCVCSTYICIAPEGLGLSHTVSYGVGIACVMVATVWFYIWINKQKTRKLSE, from the coding sequence ATGATTACATTTACTCTATGCCTGCTGGCGTTGATAGTAGGCTATTTTACGTATGGACGCCTGATGGAACGCGTCTTTGGTCCTGACGACCGTAAAACACCGGCTCTTACCAAGGCGGATGGAGTGGACTATATTCCATTGCCCACCTGGAAGATTTTCATGATTCAATTTCTCAATATTGCCGGATTAGGTCCTATTTTCGGAGCAATCATGGGAGCGAAATTTGGTAGCTCTTCATACTTGTGGATTGTGCTGGGAAGTATTTTTGCGGGGGCAGTGCATGATTATTTTGCCGGAATGCTTTCTTTGCGTAATGGAGGTGAAAGCCTGCCGGAAATAATAGGGCGTTATTTGGGACTGACTACCAAGCAGGTGATGAGAGGATTCACTGTCATTTTAATGATTCTGGTGGGTTCGGTTTTTGTTGCAGGTCCTGCCGGATTGTTGGCTAAACTGACACCGGAAAGTTTGGATGCTACGTTTTGGATTATCGTTGTATTTGCATATTATATTCTGGCTACTTTGCTGCCTGTTGATAAAATAATAGGTAAAATCTACCCATTGTTTGCGGTTGCCTTGTTGTTTATGGCAGTAGGCATTTTGGTGATGCTCTATGTTAACCATCCGGCTTTGCCGGAGTTATGGGACGGATTGCAAAATACGAACCCGGAAGCGAGCGAACTTCCTATCTTCCCGATTATGTTTGTGAGTATTGCTTGTGGTGCCATTTCAGGTTTCCATGCTACGCAAAGCCCATTGATGGCCCGTTGTATGACTTCGGAACGGCATGGACGTCCGGTATTTTACGGTGCAATGATTACCGAGGGCATTGTTGCTCTTATTTGGGCTGCTGCCGCTACTTATTTTTTCCATGAAAACGGAATGGAAGAAAGCAATGCTTCTGTTATCGTTGATGCTATTACAAAAGAATGGTTGGGAGCAATCGGCGGAGTACTTGCCATTTTGGGAGTGATTGCAGCTCCGATAACTTCGGGTGATACGGCTTTCCGTTCGGCACGTCTGATTGTGGCAGACTTTCTGGGAATGGAACAAAAAAGTATGCGCCGTCGTTTGTACATTTGTATTCCGATGTTTATAGTGGCTATTGGTTTGCTTTTGTATAGTTTGCGTGATGCAAACGGATTTAATATGATATGGCGTTATTTTGCCTGGGCAAATCAGACATTGGCTGTGTTTACCTTGTGGGCTATAACAGTTTTTCTGGCGGTATCCAAGAAACCTTATATCATTACTTTGGTACCGGCACTGTTTATGACATGTGTATGTTCTACTTATATATGTATTGCTCCTGAAGGATTAGGACTCTCGCATACAGTCTCCTATGGCGTTGGTATAGCGTGTGTAATGGTTGCGACTGTTTGGTTCTATATCTGGATAAATAAGCAAAAAACAAGAAAATTATCAGAATGA
- the uvrA gene encoding excinuclease ABC subunit UvrA: MSENNYISIKGARVNNLKNIDVDIPRNKLVVITGLSGSGKSSLAFDTLYAEGQRRYVESLSSYARQFLGRMSKPECDFIKGIPPAIAIEQKVNSRNPRSTVGTSTEIYEYLRLLYSRVGKTYSPISRQEVKKHSTEDIVNCMLSYPEGTRYTVLTPIRLREDRTLQQQLEIDLKQGFNRIEVNGEMKRIDEYTPVAGDEVYLLVDRMAVATSKDAISRLTDSAETAMYEGDGTCMLRFFLSDGTTKLHTFSTKFEADGIIFEEPNDQMFSFNSPIGACPACEGFGKVIGIDEHLVVPDRSLSVYEGAIVCWRGEKMGEWKEELIHNAEKFDFPIFTPYYELTDAQRRLLWEGNQYFHGINDFFKMLEENQYKIQYRVMLARYRGKTLCPKCHGTRLKPEAGYVRVGGKNISELVDLPITELKQFFDHLELDEHDSNVSRRILIEINSRIRFLIDVGLGYLTLNRLSNSLSGGESQRINLATSLGSSLVGSLYILDEPSIGLHSRDTDRLLHVLRQLQQLGNTVVVVEHDEEIIRAADYIIDIGPNAGRLGGEVVYQGDMKDLKKGSNSYTVRYLLGEDEIPVPEHRRPWNNYIELKGARENNLKGVNVRIPLNVMTVVTGVSGSGKSTLVRDIFFRALKRELDECSDRPGEFSSIGGSLRDLRNVEFVDQNPIGKSSRSNPVTYIKAYDEIRKLWSEQPLAKQMGYTPGFFSFNSEGGRCEECKGEGTITVEMQFMADLVLECESCHGKRFKSDTLEVKFNDKSIYDVLEMTVNQAIEFFNEHGQKKIVKKLLPLQDVGLGYIKLGQASSTLSGGENQRVKLAFYLSQEKADPTMFIFDEPTTGLHFHDIRKLLDAFDALIRRGHSIVIIEHNMDVIKCADYVIDLGPEGGDKGGNIVAVGTPEEVAACGASYTGQFLKEKLG; encoded by the coding sequence ATGTCAGAAAACAACTATATTTCGATCAAAGGCGCACGAGTCAACAACCTAAAAAACATCGATGTAGATATTCCCCGCAACAAACTTGTTGTTATCACCGGATTGTCGGGTTCGGGAAAATCATCACTTGCTTTTGATACCCTTTATGCAGAGGGACAACGCCGCTACGTAGAAAGCTTAAGCAGCTACGCGCGTCAGTTCCTGGGGAGAATGAGCAAACCGGAGTGTGACTTTATCAAAGGAATTCCTCCCGCCATTGCCATCGAACAAAAAGTGAACAGCCGTAATCCCCGTTCCACCGTGGGCACCTCGACTGAAATTTACGAATATCTACGCCTGTTATATTCACGGGTGGGAAAAACGTATAGTCCCATCAGCAGGCAAGAAGTGAAGAAGCACTCCACAGAGGACATCGTCAACTGTATGCTTTCCTATCCGGAAGGCACAAGATATACGGTACTGACGCCTATCCGCCTGCGTGAAGACCGCACATTACAACAGCAATTGGAGATAGACCTGAAACAAGGATTCAACCGTATCGAAGTGAACGGTGAAATGAAACGAATCGATGAATATACGCCTGTGGCAGGTGATGAAGTCTATCTGCTGGTCGACCGTATGGCGGTTGCCACCAGCAAAGACGCCATCAGCCGACTGACAGATTCTGCCGAAACAGCCATGTATGAAGGCGACGGAACCTGTATGCTGCGTTTTTTTCTATCGGATGGAACTACGAAACTTCATACTTTCAGCACTAAATTCGAAGCGGACGGCATCATCTTTGAAGAACCGAACGACCAGATGTTTTCATTCAACTCGCCTATCGGCGCTTGTCCGGCGTGCGAAGGATTCGGCAAAGTAATCGGCATTGACGAGCACTTAGTCGTTCCGGATCGTTCATTATCGGTATATGAAGGAGCTATCGTATGCTGGCGTGGCGAAAAGATGGGTGAATGGAAAGAAGAATTAATTCATAATGCGGAGAAATTCGACTTCCCCATTTTCACTCCTTATTATGAGTTGACAGACGCGCAACGCAGGTTACTTTGGGAAGGCAACCAATATTTCCACGGCATCAATGATTTTTTCAAGATGCTGGAAGAAAATCAATATAAGATACAATACCGGGTGATGCTGGCGCGTTACCGGGGAAAGACGCTTTGCCCGAAATGCCACGGCACCCGCCTGAAACCGGAAGCCGGATATGTACGGGTGGGCGGAAAGAATATTTCCGAACTGGTGGATTTGCCCATCACAGAACTGAAGCAATTCTTCGACCATCTGGAACTGGATGAGCACGACAGCAATGTGTCCCGACGTATTCTGATTGAAATAAATAGCCGGATTCGCTTTTTAATCGATGTAGGTTTGGGCTATCTGACGTTGAACCGACTTAGTAATTCCTTATCGGGTGGAGAAAGCCAGCGTATCAATCTGGCAACCTCGCTGGGAAGTAGCCTTGTGGGCAGTCTTTATATTCTCGACGAGCCAAGCATCGGACTGCATAGCCGTGATACAGACCGCCTGCTCCATGTGTTGCGTCAACTGCAACAATTAGGAAATACGGTAGTAGTGGTAGAGCACGATGAAGAGATTATCCGTGCAGCGGATTACATTATCGACATAGGTCCCAATGCCGGACGTCTGGGTGGAGAAGTTGTTTACCAGGGAGATATGAAGGATTTAAAGAAGGGAAGCAACAGCTATACGGTACGTTATCTTTTAGGAGAAGATGAAATACCTGTTCCGGAGCATCGCCGCCCGTGGAATAATTATATAGAATTGAAAGGCGCACGTGAGAATAATCTGAAAGGAGTAAACGTACGTATCCCTCTCAATGTAATGACAGTTGTTACGGGTGTTTCCGGTTCCGGGAAGAGTACATTGGTGAGAGATATTTTCTTCCGGGCATTGAAACGTGAATTAGACGAATGTAGCGACCGACCGGGAGAATTCTCTTCAATCGGAGGAAGTTTGCGTGACCTGCGGAATGTAGAATTTGTAGACCAGAACCCGATTGGCAAATCATCGCGCTCAAATCCGGTGACTTACATCAAGGCTTACGACGAAATCCGTAAACTATGGTCCGAACAACCTTTGGCGAAGCAAATGGGATATACCCCCGGATTCTTCAGTTTCAATAGCGAAGGCGGACGTTGCGAAGAGTGTAAAGGAGAAGGAACCATTACTGTAGAAATGCAATTTATGGCAGACTTGGTATTGGAGTGTGAATCTTGTCATGGAAAACGCTTCAAATCCGACACGCTGGAAGTGAAATTCAACGATAAAAGTATCTACGATGTATTGGAGATGACCGTCAACCAAGCGATTGAGTTCTTCAACGAACATGGACAGAAGAAAATTGTGAAGAAGTTGCTTCCTTTGCAGGATGTAGGACTGGGATATATCAAATTAGGACAGGCTTCTTCTACCCTTTCCGGTGGTGAAAACCAACGTGTCAAACTCGCATTTTATTTAAGTCAGGAGAAAGCTGACCCAACGATGTTTATCTTTGACGAACCGACTACAGGATTACACTTTCATGATATCCGCAAACTGCTGGATGCTTTCGACGCATTGATTCGCCGGGGACACAGCATCGTTATCATCGAGCATAACATGGACGTCATCAAATGTGCCGATTATGTAATCGATCTCGGACCGGAAGGTGGAGATAAAGGCGGAAATATCGTAGCAGTGGGTACCCCGGAAGAAGTTGCTGCCTGCGGAGCAAGCTATACAGGGCAGTTTCTGAAAGAAAAACTAGGATAA
- a CDS encoding glycoside hydrolase family 10 protein: MRYTIFILSLLFPFLSIVAQPKHEVRAAWVTAVYGLDWPRTRATTPQTIRKQKEELIDILDKLKAANFNTVLFQTRTRGDVLYPSAIEPFNSILTGKTGGNPGYDPLAFAIEECHKRGMECHAWMVTIPLGNKKHVASLGSQSVTKRMKEICVPYKREYFLNPGHPATKEYLMKLVREVVSGYDVDGVHFDYLRYPENAPLFPDKYDFRRYNKGRTLDQWRRDNISEIVRYIYIGVKAMKPWVKVSTCPVGKYRDTSRYPSRGWNAFFTVYQDSQGWMGEGIMDQIYPMMYFQGNNFYPFALDWQEQSNGRQVIPGLGIYFLHPDEGKWTRDEIDRQINFIRNHDMAGEGHYRVKYLMENTQGIYDELAENFYAYPALQPPMPWLDNVPPTAPSELKITNIENGYTELKWQAATDNDERNKPMYVIYASNEYPVDTSRPVNIVAQNIRETSYIYAPILPWNAKKHFAVTAVDRYGNESVAIQE; the protein is encoded by the coding sequence ATGCGCTATACTATTTTCATTCTTTCACTTTTGTTTCCTTTCCTCTCAATTGTTGCGCAACCCAAGCACGAAGTTCGTGCCGCATGGGTGACAGCGGTGTACGGACTGGATTGGCCTCGCACACGTGCAACAACCCCTCAAACAATCCGCAAGCAGAAAGAAGAGTTAATAGATATTCTTGATAAGTTGAAGGCTGCCAACTTCAACACTGTCCTATTTCAAACCCGTACTCGTGGAGATGTATTATATCCTTCAGCAATCGAACCTTTCAATTCGATCCTGACCGGAAAAACAGGAGGAAATCCAGGATATGATCCACTGGCTTTTGCCATTGAAGAATGTCATAAGCGAGGGATGGAATGTCATGCCTGGATGGTAACTATCCCACTAGGGAATAAGAAGCATGTTGCTTCGCTCGGCAGTCAGTCTGTCACCAAGCGGATGAAAGAAATATGCGTTCCTTACAAGCGCGAATATTTCCTCAATCCGGGACATCCGGCAACGAAGGAGTATTTGATGAAACTGGTGCGGGAAGTCGTTAGCGGTTATGATGTGGACGGAGTGCATTTCGACTATCTGCGTTATCCGGAGAATGCTCCTCTTTTTCCTGATAAATATGATTTCCGCCGATACAATAAAGGACGCACACTGGATCAGTGGCGCCGGGATAATATCTCCGAAATTGTACGTTATATATATATAGGTGTAAAAGCTATGAAGCCTTGGGTGAAAGTAAGTACCTGCCCGGTAGGTAAATACCGTGATACTTCTCGTTACCCCTCCCGGGGATGGAATGCTTTCTTTACCGTTTATCAGGACTCGCAAGGTTGGATGGGAGAAGGTATTATGGATCAAATTTATCCGATGATGTATTTCCAGGGAAACAATTTCTACCCTTTTGCCCTCGACTGGCAGGAACAGAGCAACGGACGGCAGGTGATTCCGGGACTCGGCATTTATTTTCTCCATCCCGATGAAGGCAAATGGACACGCGACGAGATAGACCGCCAAATAAACTTCATCCGCAATCATGATATGGCAGGTGAAGGGCACTATCGGGTGAAATATCTCATGGAGAACACACAAGGCATTTATGATGAGCTAGCCGAAAACTTCTACGCATATCCAGCTTTACAGCCCCCGATGCCTTGGCTGGACAATGTTCCGCCTACGGCTCCGTCGGAGTTGAAAATAACAAATATCGAGAATGGATATACGGAACTAAAATGGCAGGCTGCTACGGATAATGACGAACGTAACAAACCTATGTATGTTATTTATGCTTCCAATGAGTATCCGGTAGACACCAGCCGACCGGTAAATATCGTAGCGCAGAATATCAGGGAGACAAGTTATATCTATGCCCCTATCCTGCCTTGGAATGCTAAAAAGCATTTCGCTGTTACGGCCGTAGACCGTTACGGAAATGAAAGCGTAGCGATACAAGAATAA
- a CDS encoding outer membrane beta-barrel protein, whose product MKKLALALCLLAVSFTAQAQFEKGTTIINPSLSGLDFSYSKNDKAKFGVGAQVGTFFAEGIALMVNAGADWSKPVDEYTLGTGVRFYFNKTGIYLGGGLDWNRFRWSGGKHQTDWGLGIEAGYAYFLSRTVTIEPAVYYKWRFNDGDMSRFGVKIGFGFYL is encoded by the coding sequence ATGAAGAAATTAGCTTTGGCTCTTTGCTTATTGGCAGTCTCTTTTACTGCACAAGCGCAATTTGAGAAAGGAACTACGATTATTAATCCTTCATTGTCGGGGTTGGACTTTTCGTATAGTAAAAACGATAAAGCAAAGTTTGGAGTTGGTGCACAGGTCGGTACATTCTTTGCCGAGGGTATTGCCTTGATGGTAAATGCCGGAGCCGACTGGTCGAAACCGGTAGATGAGTATACACTGGGCACAGGAGTACGCTTCTACTTCAATAAAACCGGTATCTATCTGGGTGGTGGACTCGACTGGAACCGCTTCCGTTGGAGTGGTGGAAAACATCAGACAGACTGGGGACTGGGTATCGAAGCCGGATACGCTTACTTTCTTTCGCGTACGGTAACCATTGAACCTGCCGTTTATTATAAATGGCGTTTCAATGATGGAGATATGTCACGTTTCGGTGTGAAGATTGGATTCGGTTTCTACTTGTAA
- a CDS encoding chromate transporter, whose amino-acid sequence MIYLQLFYTFFKIGLFGFGGGYAMLSMIQGEVVTRYGWVSSQEFTDIVAISQMTPGPIGINAATYVGFTSTGSVWGSIIATFAVVLPSFILMLTISKFFLKYQKHPIVESIFNGLRPAVVGLLASAALVLMNAENFGSPTEDTYSFVISIIIFLIAFIGTRKYKANPILMIIACGIAGLLLY is encoded by the coding sequence ATGATTTACCTACAGTTATTCTATACATTTTTCAAGATCGGGCTCTTTGGCTTCGGTGGCGGTTATGCCATGCTTTCCATGATTCAAGGCGAAGTGGTAACCCGCTATGGATGGGTGAGTTCGCAGGAGTTCACGGATATTGTCGCAATCAGCCAAATGACTCCAGGACCTATTGGTATCAACGCAGCTACTTATGTAGGGTTTACTTCTACGGGTAGCGTATGGGGTTCCATCATTGCTACCTTTGCCGTAGTCCTTCCCTCTTTCATCTTGATGTTGACCATCAGTAAATTCTTCCTAAAATACCAGAAACATCCGATAGTAGAATCTATTTTTAATGGATTACGCCCGGCAGTAGTCGGATTACTCGCCTCCGCCGCGTTGGTATTAATGAACGCAGAAAACTTCGGTTCGCCTACGGAAGATACTTATTCATTCGTTATCAGTATCATTATCTTTCTGATTGCATTCATCGGAACAAGAAAATATAAAGCCAATCCGATATTAATGATTATCGCCTGTGGTATTGCAGGTTTGCTGCTCTATTAA
- a CDS encoding chromate transporter, with protein MNIYLEAFGIFFKIGAFTIGGGYAMVPLIENEIVTKRKWIAQEDFIDLLAISQSAPGILAVNISIFIGYKLRGIRGSIITALGTILPSFIIILAIALFFHSFKDNPIVERIFKGIRPAVVALIAAPTFTMGRSAKINRYNLWIPVVSAILIWLLGFSPIWIIIAAGVGGFLWGKFRKVES; from the coding sequence ATGAACATTTATCTCGAAGCATTTGGAATCTTTTTTAAAATAGGCGCCTTTACTATTGGAGGAGGATATGCAATGGTGCCACTGATTGAAAATGAAATTGTCACCAAACGGAAATGGATTGCGCAGGAAGATTTTATCGATCTGCTGGCTATCTCCCAATCCGCACCGGGAATTTTGGCAGTCAATATTTCTATCTTTATAGGATATAAGCTGCGTGGAATCCGGGGAAGTATTATCACAGCATTGGGAACAATTTTGCCGTCTTTCATTATTATATTGGCTATCGCCCTGTTCTTTCATAGTTTCAAAGACAATCCGATAGTGGAACGTATTTTTAAAGGAATTCGCCCGGCAGTGGTGGCACTCATCGCGGCGCCGACCTTTACCATGGGACGATCCGCAAAAATCAACCGCTACAATCTGTGGATTCCTGTTGTCTCGGCAATATTAATCTGGCTGTTGGGCTTCTCCCCTATCTGGATTATTATTGCGGCCGGTGTAGGAGGTTTCCTGTGGGGGAAATTTAGAAAAGTTGAGAGTTGA
- a CDS encoding glycoside hydrolase family 10 protein has product MVVGKVSEFIGSLYYLCVTLLRFKNIMKLKNYLLLLALLLVVGVRAQVPSGNKYPKREFRGAWIQAVNGQFRGIPTERLKQILISQLNSLQEAGINAIIFQVRPEADALYASQYEPWSRFLTGTQGQTPSPMWDPMQFMIEECQKRNMEFHAWINPYRVKTSLKNKLAPEHIYHQHPEWFVTYGDQLYFDPALPESREYICKIVTDIVSRYDVDAIHMDDYFYPYPVNGLDFPDDASFARYGGGFTNKADWRRSNVNVLIKKLHETIRGIKPWVKFGISPFGIYRNQKSDPLGSNTNGLQNYDDLYADVLLWAREGWIDYNIPQIYWEIGHKAADYETLVKWWATHSENRPLFIGQSVPKTVQFADPQNSSINQLPRKMALQRAYQTIGGSCQWYAAAVVENQGRYRDALISEYHKYPALIPVFDFMDDKAPGKVRKMKKVWTEDGYILFWTAPKADTEMDKAVQYVVYRFDSKEKVNLDDPSHIVAITRNPFYRLPYETGKTKCRYVVTALDRLHNESKSVSKKLKL; this is encoded by the coding sequence ATGGTAGTCGGCAAAGTTAGCGAATTTATCGGGAGTTTGTATTATCTTTGCGTCACATTATTACGATTTAAGAATATTATGAAGCTGAAAAACTATCTTTTACTTTTAGCTCTTCTTCTGGTGGTAGGAGTGAGGGCACAGGTGCCATCAGGCAATAAATATCCTAAACGTGAATTCCGTGGAGCATGGATACAGGCTGTCAATGGCCAGTTTCGTGGCATTCCTACAGAGCGACTGAAGCAAATATTGATTAGCCAGTTGAATTCTCTTCAGGAAGCCGGAATTAATGCGATCATCTTTCAGGTGCGCCCTGAAGCGGATGCATTATACGCTTCCCAATATGAACCGTGGAGCCGTTTCCTGACAGGAACGCAAGGGCAGACGCCTTCTCCTATGTGGGACCCGATGCAGTTTATGATTGAAGAATGTCAGAAACGTAATATGGAGTTTCATGCCTGGATCAATCCTTACCGTGTGAAGACTTCATTAAAGAATAAGTTGGCACCGGAACATATTTATCACCAGCATCCGGAATGGTTTGTTACTTATGGCGATCAGCTATACTTCGACCCGGCACTTCCTGAAAGTCGGGAGTATATCTGCAAAATTGTGACCGACATTGTGTCCCGTTATGACGTGGACGCTATCCACATGGATGATTATTTCTATCCTTATCCGGTTAATGGATTAGATTTTCCGGATGATGCAAGTTTCGCCCGTTATGGTGGAGGTTTCACCAATAAGGCAGATTGGCGTCGTAGTAATGTGAATGTGTTGATAAAGAAGCTTCACGAAACGATTCGTGGCATCAAGCCTTGGGTGAAGTTTGGTATCAGTCCGTTCGGTATTTATCGTAATCAGAAGAGCGATCCATTGGGAAGCAACACCAATGGTTTGCAGAACTATGATGATCTTTATGCCGATGTACTCCTTTGGGCACGTGAAGGATGGATTGATTATAATATTCCGCAAATTTACTGGGAGATTGGCCACAAAGCTGCCGACTATGAGACACTGGTGAAATGGTGGGCTACTCATTCGGAAAACCGGCCGTTGTTCATTGGTCAGTCGGTGCCAAAGACAGTTCAGTTTGCCGATCCGCAGAATTCTTCTATCAATCAGCTTCCCCGCAAGATGGCTTTGCAACGTGCTTACCAAACAATCGGAGGTAGCTGTCAATGGTATGCAGCAGCTGTTGTTGAGAACCAGGGTAGATATCGCGATGCTTTAATCAGTGAATATCATAAATATCCTGCTTTGATTCCAGTCTTTGATTTTATGGATGATAAAGCTCCGGGCAAGGTACGTAAAATGAAAAAGGTATGGACGGAAGATGGCTATATCCTTTTTTGGACAGCTCCGAAAGCTGATACAGAGATGGATAAGGCAGTTCAATATGTAGTCTATCGTTTTGACAGTAAAGAAAAGGTGAATTTGGACGATCCTTCTCATATTGTAGCTATCACGCGCAATCCATTCTATAGACTTCCTTATGAAACAGGAAAAACAAAATGCCGTTATGTAGTGACAGCTTTAGATCGTTTACATAATGAATCGAAATCCGTAAGTAAGAAGTTAAAACTGTAA